In Armatimonadota bacterium, one DNA window encodes the following:
- a CDS encoding glycosyltransferase family 2 protein yields MITLGELQGEQCVAEHQPAPAVSIVIPAYNEEGAIAEDLAALKEELKASGLDFEIVVVNDGSKDNTAAEAAKVDGIQLINHEVNRGYGAALKTGIRHARADIVVITDADGTYPPRYIPELVQDVRDGADMAVGARVGSSVAIPTIRKPAKWLLAKLASYLAEQHIPDLNSGLRAFRRDAVMRFFNILPNGFSFTTTITLGMLTNGFRVVYRPIDYLHRVGTSKIRPIKDTYNFVVLILRTVCYFNPLRVFVPPAVFCTIVGLVKLIHGVFWEHDISQGEMMMLLAAAQLLGTDMVAEMVSKIITCGTPSK; encoded by the coding sequence ATGATTACACTAGGCGAGCTCCAAGGTGAACAGTGCGTGGCTGAGCATCAGCCAGCACCGGCGGTCTCCATCGTCATTCCTGCTTATAACGAGGAGGGGGCTATCGCGGAGGATCTGGCGGCACTGAAAGAGGAGCTCAAAGCCAGCGGTCTCGATTTTGAGATTGTTGTGGTCAACGACGGCTCCAAAGACAACACTGCCGCCGAAGCCGCCAAAGTGGATGGCATTCAACTCATCAACCACGAAGTAAACCGCGGATACGGCGCCGCGCTGAAGACAGGCATCCGGCACGCGCGGGCCGACATAGTCGTGATCACCGATGCAGACGGCACGTACCCGCCGAGATACATCCCCGAACTGGTGCAGGACGTGAGGGACGGAGCAGACATGGCCGTCGGCGCGCGGGTCGGATCGTCAGTGGCGATCCCGACGATACGCAAGCCTGCCAAATGGTTGCTCGCGAAACTGGCGAGCTATCTGGCCGAGCAGCATATCCCCGACCTCAACTCCGGCCTGCGCGCATTTCGCAGGGATGCGGTTATGCGCTTCTTCAACATACTGCCGAACGGCTTCTCATTCACAACCACCATTACGCTCGGCATGTTGACGAATGGCTTTCGGGTAGTCTACAGGCCGATCGATTACCTGCACCGCGTGGGCACATCCAAGATCCGGCCAATCAAAGACACCTACAATTTCGTCGTGCTGATCCTCAGGACAGTCTGCTATTTCAACCCGCTCCGCGTATTCGTCCCGCCGGCGGTGTTCTGCACCATCGTCGGGCTCGTAAAGCTCATACACGGCGTTTTCTGGGAGCACGACATCTCCCAGGGAGAGATGATGATGCTCCTGGCGGCAGCCCAGTTGCTGGGGACAGACATGGTGGCGGAGATGGTCTCGAAGATCATCACCTGCGGCACTCCGAGCAAGTAG
- a CDS encoding methyltransferase domain-containing protein — translation MFSPLQPQNTVQVWDDVALTYNPHAELGPDYLAFFRTMVAFVGAPKGRRFCEVGCGSGRLSALLAAEGAHVTLVDIAPQPLEFAGMYFRQRGLAVTLVQQDALRMGFEDEAFDVVWNGGVVEHFYDDGKIALLQEMWRVVSPGGHLFVQAPNRANIPYVIYKTWSQWRGTWKYGFTDDVTAGRLRAIALQAGIGAPQVCAYNPIAGWWWLRYGKRITQSLGLNTVEWHSIRTRIGNAVCLHATKPEDIPQV, via the coding sequence ATGTTCAGCCCACTTCAACCGCAGAATACCGTTCAGGTCTGGGACGACGTTGCCTTGACGTACAACCCACACGCAGAACTCGGGCCGGACTACCTTGCGTTCTTTCGAACCATGGTTGCGTTCGTCGGTGCCCCCAAGGGCCGTCGCTTCTGCGAGGTTGGGTGTGGTTCCGGCCGGCTTAGCGCATTATTGGCTGCGGAAGGTGCGCATGTCACGCTTGTGGACATAGCGCCGCAGCCTTTGGAGTTCGCGGGCATGTACTTCCGTCAGCGCGGACTCGCTGTCACACTGGTCCAGCAGGACGCGCTGCGGATGGGTTTCGAGGATGAGGCATTCGATGTAGTCTGGAACGGAGGGGTTGTGGAACACTTCTACGACGACGGGAAGATCGCGCTCTTGCAGGAGATGTGGCGGGTAGTCAGCCCTGGAGGGCATTTGTTCGTCCAAGCCCCCAACCGCGCTAATATTCCGTACGTGATCTACAAGACCTGGTCCCAGTGGCGCGGCACCTGGAAATACGGGTTCACGGATGATGTGACCGCGGGGCGTCTACGGGCTATCGCTCTCCAAGCAGGCATCGGTGCCCCGCAGGTCTGTGCCTACAACCCGATCGCTGGATGGTGGTGGCTTCGCTACGGCAAGCGGATCACGCAATCGCTTGGACTCAACACAGTCGAATGGCACAGCATACGGACTCGCATTGGGAACGCAGTATGCTTGCATGCGACGAAGCCCGAAGACATCCCCCAAGTGTAG
- a CDS encoding glycosyltransferase has translation MRRPRVMHIIGCLDPYGSERSMLNVCLSLRDRYTPSVLAFRGGAMETMLRAHEIPFATLAPDGERNPSVWSRFWFCMNNIRRYRPDIVHTHYEYGNTLGRIAAHLLGIPTVAHVRGTERLCGTLLYRIAYRVAHVGQTRLVTVSGGLADKMRLATGLDSITIYNAVDENVILNASNPRKEMCVALGIAPDSFVIGTVGRVEHVKDYPTLLRCAARVCAMTDQAHFVCVGDGSLFSEMQQLRDRLGLQDRVHFLGFREDVGAILNSLHVFAITSLGEGFPRSVVEAMWAGLPIVGTRVIGTEETIVDGQQGFLVPAGDDAAMAERILQLYHDPKLREQMGQQAYERVRDKFSLDALARSIDALYRELLGMD, from the coding sequence GTGAGACGCCCCCGCGTCATGCACATCATCGGTTGCTTAGACCCCTACGGGTCCGAGCGTTCGATGCTGAATGTGTGCCTAAGCCTGCGAGACAGGTATACTCCTTCCGTCCTGGCCTTCAGGGGAGGGGCGATGGAGACGATGTTGAGGGCGCACGAAATCCCCTTTGCAACTCTGGCACCCGACGGCGAGAGAAATCCCAGCGTATGGTCCCGCTTCTGGTTCTGTATGAATAATATCAGGCGTTACAGACCTGACATCGTGCACACGCACTACGAGTACGGGAACACCCTCGGCCGAATCGCTGCACATCTGCTAGGTATTCCAACAGTAGCGCATGTCCGCGGGACAGAGCGGCTATGCGGGACACTCTTGTACCGCATAGCGTACCGTGTCGCGCATGTTGGGCAGACCCGACTGGTGACAGTTAGCGGTGGGCTAGCAGATAAGATGAGACTTGCCACTGGCTTGGACTCGATCACGATATACAACGCTGTGGACGAGAACGTCATCCTCAATGCGAGCAATCCCCGGAAAGAGATGTGCGTGGCGTTAGGGATAGCGCCCGACTCCTTCGTCATCGGAACTGTCGGACGTGTCGAGCATGTGAAGGACTATCCTACCTTGCTACGATGCGCGGCGCGCGTCTGTGCGATGACAGACCAAGCGCATTTCGTGTGCGTCGGGGACGGTTCTCTTTTCAGTGAGATGCAGCAGCTCCGTGATAGGCTGGGCCTTCAGGATCGGGTCCACTTCCTCGGCTTCCGCGAGGACGTTGGCGCGATCCTAAACAGCCTTCATGTCTTCGCGATCACCTCGCTGGGTGAGGGCTTTCCCCGATCCGTCGTTGAGGCAATGTGGGCAGGACTCCCAATCGTGGGTACACGGGTCATAGGCACGGAAGAGACCATCGTCGACGGCCAGCAGGGGTTCCTGGTTCCCGCCGGTGACGACGCAGCGATGGCTGAACGGATCCTCCAGCTATACCACGATCCCAAGTTGCGCGAGCAGATGGGACAACAAGCCTACGAGAGAGTGCGTGACAAGTTCAGCCTCGATGCGCTCGCACGAAGCATTGATGCGCTTTATCGAGAACTCCTCGGCATGGACTGA
- a CDS encoding glycosyltransferase codes for MSQKRVVHLIESLEPYGAERLMAFIAVGLRHAFSPTVVTFFGGELEGVLSQADVPVKIMAPGPPGRMGIPKRFQLCRQVLAELRPDLVHTYLIYGDVCGRMAAHSLGIPTVCHLQGWNGKAGSLAYRLGYRIAHSKRSRVIAVSDGVARKFHECVGILPRTVYNAVDEERLLADAQSPVDTREVLGLPPNAFVVATVARLVELKNHKALLRCAARVCERADDVHFICAGDGPLLDELIEMRDRLGLTDRVHFPGYCQDVGRLLRDAEVFCLMSRGEGFGLGIAEAMFMRCGVVATDVMGIREIVETGVQGFLVPDDDDEAAAKRLLELHGDRSLLKRQAEAGHTRAREAFSREALLRNIEGVYQELLGGPG; via the coding sequence ATGTCCCAGAAAAGGGTCGTTCACCTGATTGAAAGTCTTGAGCCCTATGGGGCGGAACGGCTGATGGCCTTCATCGCCGTCGGATTGAGGCACGCCTTCTCTCCCACAGTCGTCACCTTTTTTGGGGGCGAACTGGAGGGCGTTCTCTCGCAGGCCGACGTCCCGGTCAAGATCATGGCACCAGGCCCACCCGGCCGGATGGGCATCCCGAAGCGATTTCAGCTATGCCGACAGGTGCTGGCCGAACTCAGGCCCGACCTGGTCCACACATACCTGATCTACGGCGACGTCTGCGGCCGGATGGCGGCCCACTCGCTGGGTATTCCCACGGTCTGCCATCTTCAGGGATGGAATGGCAAAGCGGGGTCCCTCGCGTACCGCCTGGGGTATCGGATCGCCCACAGCAAGCGTTCGCGAGTCATCGCGGTGAGTGACGGCGTTGCGCGGAAATTCCACGAATGTGTGGGGATACTGCCCCGCACCGTCTACAATGCGGTTGACGAGGAACGCCTGCTGGCAGATGCCCAGAGCCCAGTCGATACCCGCGAGGTACTCGGCCTGCCGCCCAATGCATTCGTCGTCGCCACTGTGGCCAGGCTGGTGGAGCTGAAGAACCACAAGGCACTGCTGCGTTGCGCCGCGCGGGTCTGCGAACGGGCCGACGACGTGCACTTCATCTGCGCCGGGGACGGTCCGCTGCTCGACGAACTCATCGAGATGCGCGATCGATTGGGCCTGACCGATCGTGTCCATTTCCCAGGCTACTGCCAGGATGTGGGCCGCCTCCTGCGAGACGCTGAGGTCTTTTGCTTGATGTCTCGGGGCGAGGGGTTCGGGCTAGGCATTGCCGAGGCAATGTTCATGCGCTGCGGCGTGGTCGCCACTGACGTAATGGGCATCCGCGAGATCGTGGAGACCGGTGTTCAGGGCTTCCTCGTCCCCGATGATGACGACGAAGCGGCAGCGAAGCGGCTGCTGGAACTGCACGGCGACAGGTCCCTTCTCAAGAGACAAGCCGAAGCCGGCCACACCCGCGCAAGAGAGGCATTCAGCAGAGAGGCTCTGCTGCGCAACATCGAAGGGGTTTATCAAGAGTTGCTCGGCGGCCCGGGTTGA
- a CDS encoding glycosyltransferase family 4 protein, with product MVLADLARELVTLGHEIDVVTAAYGDLPEREHVGGVAIHRISCGRKSRIAPSVPELLGYVRRAPAHALGLMRARRYDLIYGTCILPGGLVARQLHQATGLPYMLTTSGSDVPGHNPRKFGLAHRLTRPLWRRIIRDAAAVTCQSEYLAERIRAAYGGPVQNLQIIPNGIDPESIRPRPLEAREKRILAVGRIEEAKGYQYLIEAMVGLDCDYRLEIVGDGPYLPVLRDLAERLGVPVVFHGWLDKSNGALRDLYETSSIFVHPSLAEAFGVVVLEAMLAGLPVVVADGTGSAELVGASGLKVPPASVGALHSALERLLHDPVMCSHLGKTARQSAEDMYAWRHVAQRYQDAMVRHSDNA from the coding sequence ATGGTCTTAGCAGACCTTGCAAGGGAGCTCGTGACACTGGGCCATGAGATCGACGTGGTCACCGCGGCCTACGGGGACCTTCCGGAGCGTGAGCATGTCGGTGGTGTGGCCATCCACCGGATCTCGTGCGGGCGCAAGAGTCGGATCGCCCCGTCGGTCCCGGAACTGCTGGGCTACGTACGGCGAGCACCGGCACACGCCCTGGGCCTGATGCGTGCGCGCCGATATGACTTGATCTACGGTACCTGCATCCTTCCGGGGGGCCTGGTGGCGAGACAGTTGCATCAGGCCACGGGTCTACCGTACATGCTGACGACATCGGGATCCGATGTGCCCGGCCACAATCCGCGAAAATTCGGACTGGCTCATCGGCTCACACGCCCCCTGTGGCGACGAATTATCCGCGACGCGGCGGCAGTCACTTGCCAGAGCGAATACCTCGCTGAGCGCATTCGAGCCGCATATGGAGGACCGGTCCAGAACCTGCAGATCATCCCTAACGGAATTGACCCGGAGAGCATCCGGCCACGGCCTTTGGAAGCGCGTGAGAAGCGGATCCTGGCGGTAGGACGGATCGAGGAGGCCAAAGGGTACCAGTACCTCATCGAGGCGATGGTCGGCTTGGACTGCGACTACCGCCTGGAGATCGTGGGAGACGGGCCGTACCTGCCGGTTCTGCGGGATCTGGCCGAGCGGCTGGGAGTGCCGGTCGTATTCCATGGCTGGCTCGACAAGAGCAACGGCGCACTAAGGGACCTCTATGAGACCTCTTCCATTTTCGTTCACCCGTCGCTGGCTGAGGCATTCGGGGTCGTTGTACTCGAGGCGATGCTCGCGGGTCTGCCCGTTGTGGTCGCGGACGGAACCGGCTCCGCGGAGCTTGTCGGTGCTTCGGGCCTCAAAGTCCCTCCCGCGAGTGTTGGTGCGCTGCATAGCGCGCTCGAACGGCTATTGCATGACCCCGTAATGTGCTCACACCTGGGGAAGACGGCCAGGCAGAGCGCAGAGGATATGTACGCCTGGAGGCACGTGGCCCAACGCTACCAGGATGCCATGGTGCGGCATAGCGACAACGCTTAG
- a CDS encoding oligosaccharide flippase family protein, translating to MPLITGMEDSQSAVHDRSGQFFLWLRGRLAYYRQAIEDVLVSMAPQAVSLVAGVVTSVLIARGLGAEGMGQYALVLSVCGLTSQLSDLGIGRTAVRFAARAAALGDTRLQMSVLRWAFRLRMAMVLVASAAAFAVAPWIAQRFWHDPSLAPIVRLGLWIGIMSGVAGVPSVYFQSLKRFRINATVSIVQTLLTLAGIIALAWLEYWSVDAVIRVSVLTAALGAAAFIVLVPKAALFSLADLQGSAKSVLTRLWKAPDQGSAGENSLDDTGPTTFAFYMVLSSIIVAITLRADVWLMGYFLSQSEIGIYQVATRFTLPLTMLIGALNTALWPRASAVTSLPETLRLLRGTLKVSALAAVGGLLYAIFAPMATAWLFGDEYASGVFLGQLLCIRYCVALLMCPMGVVGYSFGLVRAYWGVNLVQLTVAVMLNLLLIPQFGAAGAALALIGCDASGAALVAFLAFRQLGLLPLRHRMPSKPLWRI from the coding sequence GTGCCACTCATCACCGGCATGGAAGACTCGCAATCTGCCGTTCACGATAGATCCGGGCAGTTCTTTCTCTGGCTGCGAGGCCGGCTTGCGTATTATCGCCAGGCCATCGAGGACGTACTCGTCTCCATGGCTCCGCAGGCGGTCAGCCTTGTTGCCGGGGTCGTTACCTCTGTCCTCATCGCCAGGGGGCTTGGGGCGGAGGGCATGGGCCAGTACGCCCTGGTGCTCAGCGTCTGCGGACTGACATCACAGCTGTCCGATCTCGGGATAGGCCGGACAGCTGTGCGTTTCGCCGCGCGTGCCGCCGCCCTGGGTGATACGCGCCTGCAGATGAGCGTCCTGCGTTGGGCATTCCGCCTGCGCATGGCCATGGTCCTGGTCGCCAGTGCCGCAGCCTTCGCCGTCGCGCCGTGGATCGCCCAACGCTTCTGGCACGATCCGAGCCTTGCACCTATCGTCCGGCTGGGCCTGTGGATTGGCATCATGAGCGGCGTTGCGGGAGTGCCTTCCGTCTACTTCCAGTCACTAAAACGCTTCCGGATCAATGCAACCGTCAGTATCGTCCAGACGCTGCTGACTCTCGCGGGCATCATCGCCCTCGCATGGCTGGAGTATTGGTCCGTCGATGCGGTGATCAGGGTCAGCGTCTTGACCGCGGCGCTGGGGGCTGCAGCTTTCATCGTCCTCGTCCCCAAGGCGGCTCTTTTCTCACTTGCTGACCTGCAGGGGTCGGCGAAATCGGTTCTGACCCGACTGTGGAAAGCCCCCGACCAGGGAAGTGCCGGCGAGAACTCCCTGGACGACACCGGCCCCACCACATTCGCCTTCTACATGGTGCTCTCATCCATCATAGTCGCGATCACACTCCGTGCTGACGTCTGGCTGATGGGCTATTTCCTGAGCCAATCCGAGATCGGCATCTACCAGGTGGCGACCAGATTCACCTTACCGCTGACGATGCTCATCGGCGCTTTGAACACCGCCCTGTGGCCGCGGGCATCGGCAGTGACTTCTCTTCCGGAGACCCTCCGGCTCCTACGCGGTACCCTCAAAGTCAGCGCACTCGCCGCGGTGGGCGGCTTGCTTTATGCGATTTTCGCTCCCATGGCCACCGCCTGGCTCTTTGGCGACGAGTATGCATCGGGCGTCTTCCTGGGGCAACTTCTCTGCATTCGCTACTGCGTTGCTCTCCTTATGTGCCCCATGGGCGTGGTCGGCTACAGCTTTGGGTTGGTCCGCGCGTACTGGGGCGTTAATCTGGTCCAGCTAACTGTCGCCGTGATGCTCAACCTGCTACTCATTCCTCAGTTTGGCGCGGCCGGAGCTGCTCTTGCTCTAATAGGCTGCGACGCAAGCGGGGCGGCGCTGGTTGCCTTTCTGGCCTTTCGACAGCTCGGACTGCTTCCTTTGAGGCACCGAATGCCCAGCAAGCCCCTGTGGAGGATATGA
- a CDS encoding NTP transferase domain-containing protein: MYPVTKSLPKEMLPLGRKPAIQLVAEETFACGFSSIIVVTAVEKHAVENHFDAISGNGDPGGASEHLFPEALKGDGKFFYVRQNKPLGLGHAILTAAEFIQGEPFGVALGDAVIASPGPGEPVLARMLRVFAERRPQAVVAVREVQREQLSRYGVIVPSHTGDGFIDVAGIVEKPAAQDAPSNLAVSGRYLFAPDIIQHLQQIPAGRNNEIQLTDAIQSLINDGGKVLAVPLLATESRYDVGGFEEYAKAFVEVALQDGEFGPSLREHIRGLV; encoded by the coding sequence ATGTACCCGGTCACGAAGTCACTTCCCAAGGAGATGCTGCCCCTTGGGCGGAAGCCCGCTATACAACTTGTGGCGGAAGAGACTTTCGCCTGCGGGTTCTCCTCGATCATCGTGGTTACCGCCGTGGAGAAACATGCCGTAGAGAATCACTTCGATGCGATCAGCGGGAACGGAGACCCTGGCGGAGCGAGTGAGCACCTCTTTCCCGAAGCCCTCAAAGGTGACGGGAAGTTTTTCTACGTCAGGCAGAACAAGCCTCTCGGCCTCGGGCACGCGATCCTCACTGCGGCTGAGTTCATCCAGGGCGAGCCTTTCGGAGTAGCTCTCGGAGATGCTGTCATTGCCTCGCCCGGTCCCGGAGAGCCCGTGCTGGCACGGATGCTGCGGGTGTTCGCGGAACGTAGGCCCCAGGCAGTTGTTGCCGTACGGGAGGTGCAAAGGGAGCAGCTATCGCGCTACGGCGTGATCGTTCCAAGCCACACCGGGGATGGATTCATTGACGTCGCCGGGATTGTCGAGAAGCCGGCAGCCCAGGATGCTCCCAGTAATCTGGCTGTCTCCGGTCGTTATCTTTTCGCGCCTGATATTATTCAGCACCTCCAACAGATTCCAGCTGGACGGAACAATGAGATTCAGCTTACCGATGCCATCCAAAGCCTGATCAACGACGGGGGAAAGGTCCTCGCCGTCCCCCTACTAGCTACAGAGAGCCGCTACGATGTGGGGGGATTTGAGGAATACGCCAAAGCTTTTGTCGAGGTGGCCCTTCAGGACGGGGAGTTTGGTCCCTCGCTGCGCGAGCACATTCGTGGTCTGGTCTGA